In a single window of the Streptomyces sp. NBC_00353 genome:
- a CDS encoding LCP family protein, which translates to MSHDAMPPGPRASRRAGTTQQGRKKDRKRRRGLKITLGILLVLLLAAGGTFWWLYSSLDGNIKGVDINKALGDDRPEKLPTSGQNLLVLGSDSRAGAENKELGGGGSVSGARSDTAMVVHIPEGRQQAVAVSIPRDTLVTRPECTKADGSKTPSANRVMFNSVYSQVGPACVVKTVEKMSGVRIDHYLEINFAGFKDLVDAIGGVTVDVPQDIHDTSSGLDLTAGPHKLDGTQSLAYVRTRHGIGDGSDLGRIGLQQQFLLALLSEVKSQDLLGSPTNSYKIANSATKSLTTDSGLASLKSLAEFARSMNGVDPSTMETIMLPVAYDKQDPNRVVAAQPQAGDLWKAIRKDDTIPESAKKSPATGG; encoded by the coding sequence ATGAGCCACGACGCCATGCCCCCGGGCCCGCGCGCCTCCCGACGAGCAGGAACTACGCAGCAGGGCCGCAAGAAGGACCGAAAGCGTCGCCGCGGCCTGAAGATCACCCTCGGCATCCTGCTCGTGCTGCTCCTCGCCGCCGGTGGCACCTTCTGGTGGCTGTACAGCAGCCTCGACGGGAACATCAAGGGCGTCGACATCAACAAGGCGCTCGGGGACGACCGCCCGGAGAAGCTGCCCACCAGCGGTCAGAATCTGCTCGTGCTCGGCTCCGACTCACGTGCCGGTGCCGAGAACAAGGAGCTGGGGGGCGGCGGCAGCGTCAGCGGCGCACGGTCCGACACCGCGATGGTGGTGCACATACCCGAGGGCCGGCAGCAGGCCGTCGCCGTGTCCATTCCGCGCGACACCCTCGTCACCCGGCCCGAGTGCACCAAGGCCGACGGCTCGAAGACGCCGTCCGCGAACCGCGTGATGTTCAACTCCGTCTACTCGCAGGTCGGTCCGGCCTGCGTGGTCAAGACCGTAGAGAAGATGTCCGGGGTCCGGATCGACCACTACCTGGAGATCAACTTCGCCGGGTTCAAGGACCTGGTGGACGCCATCGGCGGGGTCACGGTCGATGTCCCGCAGGACATCCACGACACTTCGTCCGGTCTCGACCTCACGGCAGGCCCGCACAAGCTCGACGGCACCCAGTCCCTCGCATACGTCCGCACCCGGCACGGCATCGGCGACGGCAGCGACCTGGGCCGGATCGGGCTCCAGCAGCAGTTCCTCCTCGCGCTGCTGAGTGAGGTCAAGTCGCAGGATCTGCTGGGCAGTCCGACGAACTCGTACAAGATCGCCAACTCGGCCACCAAGTCTCTGACCACCGACTCCGGGCTCGCCTCGCTGAAGTCCCTCGCGGAGTTCGCCCGGTCGATGAACGGCGTGGACCCGAGCACGATGGAAACGATCATGCTTCCGGTCGCGTACGACAAGCAGGACCCCAACCGGGTGGTGGCCGCCCAGCCGCAGGCCGGTGACCTCTGGAAGGCGATCCGCAAGGACGACACGATCCCGGAGTCCGCGAAGAAGTCCCCCGCCACCGGCGGCTGA
- a CDS encoding NTP pyrophosphohydrolase, protein MLTERTLVIVDAANVVGSVPDGWWRDRRGAAERLRDSLVPFAAAGLPGHPGPVELVLVVEGAAHGIASVPGVRVESAPGSGDDRIVDLVVAEAAPPADRDCVVVTADRELRQRVEAYGAKCAGPRTVRPLPPHKD, encoded by the coding sequence ATGCTGACCGAACGGACCCTGGTGATCGTGGACGCGGCCAATGTGGTCGGGTCGGTGCCGGACGGCTGGTGGCGGGACCGGCGCGGGGCGGCCGAACGGCTGCGGGACTCCCTGGTCCCGTTCGCCGCGGCCGGTCTGCCCGGGCACCCCGGCCCCGTCGAGCTGGTGCTGGTCGTCGAGGGCGCGGCCCATGGCATCGCATCGGTGCCGGGCGTACGGGTGGAGTCGGCGCCCGGCAGTGGGGACGACCGGATCGTCGACCTCGTCGTCGCCGAGGCGGCCCCTCCTGCGGACCGCGACTGTGTCGTGGTGACGGCCGACCGGGAGCTGCGGCAGCGGGTCGAGGCGTACGGGGCGAAGTGCGCAGGCCCCCGTACCGTACGGCCGCTGCCGCCTCACAAGGACTGA
- a CDS encoding amino acid permease produces the protein MTAQQDTPPTKGGLFRTKTVEQSIRDTEEPEHALKKSLSALDLTVFGVGVIIGTGIFVLTGKVAKESAGPATALAFVAAAIVCALAALCYAEFASTVPVAGSAYTFAYASLGELIAWIIGWDLVLEFALGTAVVAVGWSGYVRSLMDNVGWDMPDVIAGPDAATGFGFDILAFVLVLVLTVILVLGMKLSARVTTVVVAIKVAVVLIVIIAGLFFIKAANYSPFIPPAEPQTSGSGLNAPLIQLMFGYAPTNFGVLGIFTAASVVFFAFIGFDVVATAAEETKLPQRDMPRGILASLFICTVLYVAVSLVVTGMQHYTELSVSAPLADAFKAVGHPFYAGVISFGAAVGLTTVCMILLLGQTRVFFAMSRDGLLPRFFSKTHPKFGTPYRPTVLLGVIIAIVAGFTSINELATLVNIGTLFAFVVVALGVLVLRRTRPELHRAFRTPWVPLIPILSVAASVWLMLNLPAETWLRFAIWMALGVIIYFSYGRRHSRIKDAVGRP, from the coding sequence GTGACTGCGCAGCAGGACACACCACCCACCAAAGGCGGGCTGTTCCGGACCAAGACGGTGGAACAGTCCATCCGTGACACCGAGGAGCCGGAGCACGCTCTCAAGAAGTCCCTCTCCGCGCTGGACCTCACCGTCTTCGGAGTGGGCGTCATCATCGGCACCGGCATCTTCGTCCTCACCGGCAAAGTGGCGAAGGAATCGGCTGGGCCCGCGACCGCACTCGCCTTCGTTGCCGCCGCCATCGTCTGCGCCCTGGCCGCGCTCTGTTACGCCGAGTTCGCCTCCACCGTTCCGGTCGCGGGATCCGCGTACACCTTCGCGTACGCCTCGCTCGGTGAACTGATCGCCTGGATCATCGGCTGGGACCTCGTGCTGGAATTCGCCCTGGGCACAGCGGTGGTGGCCGTCGGCTGGTCCGGCTACGTCCGCTCGCTGATGGACAACGTCGGCTGGGACATGCCCGACGTGATCGCCGGGCCGGATGCGGCAACAGGATTCGGCTTCGACATCCTGGCCTTCGTCCTGGTACTCGTCCTGACCGTCATCCTGGTGCTCGGCATGAAGCTCTCCGCCCGGGTCACGACCGTTGTGGTCGCCATCAAGGTGGCCGTCGTCCTGATCGTGATCATCGCGGGGCTCTTCTTCATCAAGGCCGCCAACTACTCACCCTTCATCCCGCCGGCTGAGCCGCAGACGTCCGGCTCGGGACTGAACGCGCCGCTGATCCAGCTGATGTTCGGCTACGCACCGACCAACTTCGGCGTCCTGGGCATCTTCACCGCCGCCTCCGTCGTCTTCTTCGCCTTCATCGGCTTCGATGTCGTGGCCACCGCTGCCGAGGAGACCAAGCTCCCGCAGCGCGACATGCCGCGGGGCATCCTCGCCTCGCTCTTCATCTGCACGGTGCTCTACGTCGCCGTGTCGCTGGTGGTCACCGGCATGCAGCACTACACCGAACTGTCCGTGAGCGCCCCGCTGGCCGACGCCTTCAAGGCCGTCGGGCACCCCTTCTACGCGGGCGTCATCAGCTTCGGAGCCGCGGTCGGCCTCACGACGGTGTGCATGATCCTGTTGCTGGGTCAGACCCGGGTGTTCTTCGCGATGAGCCGTGACGGGCTGCTTCCGCGGTTCTTCTCCAAGACGCACCCGAAGTTCGGCACCCCGTACCGCCCGACCGTCCTGCTCGGCGTGATCATCGCGATCGTGGCCGGTTTCACCAGCATCAACGAGCTGGCGACGCTGGTGAACATCGGCACGCTCTTCGCATTCGTGGTTGTCGCCCTGGGCGTTCTCGTGCTGCGCCGCACCCGTCCTGAGCTGCATCGCGCGTTCCGCACCCCGTGGGTGCCGCTGATCCCGATCCTCTCGGTGGCCGCCTCGGTGTGGCTGATGCTCAACCTGCCGGCGGAGACGTGGCTCCGGTTCGCCATCTGGATGGCCCTCGGGGTGATCATCTACTTCTCGTACGGGCGTCGGCACAGCCGCATCAAAGACGCCGTCGGCCGGCCGTAG